The DNA region TGCTCGGGCGTGAGAAGCCGCCGCCTTGGGTTCTTCTTTCCCCGCCACCAGTTCTCGATGCTTTCCAAGCCGCCCTGGTTGTACCGCCTCACCACCTCCACCACCGTGTTCCTGGCGAACCCCGTGGCGCGGACGAAGGGCAACACGGCGGGCTCCTCCTGCTGGGCGTACTGCCAGATCAGGTCCCAGCGCCGCTGCTCGGCGGGCGTGGGCGCCGCATCCCGCCTCGCCGCCAACTCCTCCAGCGTGAGATGCGGCTCAAGCGGCACTCGCTTGTAGGGCCGCCGCCCGTTCGCCCGACTCAGCCGGTCAGCCACCGCCTCGTACCAGGGCGGCACAGGCCGAAAGTTCACGACCAGAGGCTCCTTGGTCACCCCTGCGGCCTCGCACGTCCGCAAGAGGCGATGAGGCCAGTCCTCCAGCAGGAAGGCCAGTTGTCGCAGAAGCAAGCGGCGGTCGGGCAGGTCAAAGTCCTCGAAGCTGCGGTTGCGTCGCTGAGGGGGGCGCTCAGGCCCAGCCAAACCGCACGTTTCTGTAAGGTGGCCCTGCACGCCTTGCCTGAGCACGACCGCGAGCAACTGGTGAAGCACGTCGAAGCCTTCCAGACTCGGCACCTCGCCCTGCCCCGGCCAGGGGAGAACGCCCGAGACCGCGCCACCCAGGAGCCACGCCTGCAACCTCAGCACCTCGGGGTCGGCGTCCCTGGGGGGCGTGTCCCGGAGGTCCAGGCGGCACTCCGGGCAGAAGCCGAAGGGCGGTTCCGGCTGGGTGCTCCAGTCGGAGCCGAGCCCGAGGTCGTTGCGCTGAGGGGCGTAGGGAGCCTGGCAGCGCGGGCAGGCACCCTGGAGGGGGCAGGCGTGCCGTTCACACACCGTCACGAAGGACAGTCGCCAGTGGGTTCGCAAGAACAGGGCTTCCCGCAGGCAGGCGGGACAATAGGACAGGCCGGGTCGTCGCCGCTTGTACCCCTGGATGTAGAGGGGCATGATCCAGCGCACAGGGGCGCGGGGAGGAAGTTGGGTGACCACCTTGCCCTCGTATCGGCGCAGAGTCAGGGCGTGGATGGCATCCACGGAGAGCCCCGTGACCTCGGCCAAGGTCTCAGCCAGTCCTGGGCGCAGGAAGCGATCCGGGTCGAACCTCCAGAAGTAGGAGTCGCCAGTTATCCGGAAGGTGAAGTGGGGGAGGCGCTGGACGTTGGCGTGAGCGAGGCGGAGAAACCAGGAGGAGAACAGTTCATCTGCGTAAGGCCGGGGGTAGCAGGGTAACTTCCTCAATTGCCGGAGAGAAGCTGGGGTTGTTGATCGTGTCAGAGGATGTTCCACCAGCGTTCACCTCACAGCAGGTCCCGCAACTCCACCCCGACGCCCCGCGCCAGCGCGTCCATGTTGTCCACCGTGATATTCCGAACCCCGCGTTCCACCTGCGAGATGTAGCTCCACGTCAGCCCACTCTTCTCCGCCAGGTCCTCCAGCGTCATCCCCTGCCGGTTGCGCTCTGCCCGCAGCTTCTCGGCGAAACGGCGGCGTGAGGCGCTGGCTTCCTGCGGGACGGGGTTCTTCCGGGGGCGGGGCACCACCCCAGGGTCGTCAGCCTTCCCCGTCTAGGCCATGCACTCCATATCTTATCACTTGAAATCTTATTTCCTGCTATACCGATGAGGCGGGGTCATTTCCTTCCCCGACAGCATTTACAACGGGACGTGGGGCTCACTCCGCGTTCCACGGAGGGTTCATGAACGCGAAGTCGCTGGCACCGCTCGTTCCCTGCCTCGTGCTGCTCACCAGGTGTCAGGAGGTGTTGTGACGATGCCGAGATGGTCCGTCCTGATCGGCCTGCTCGCCCTCGTGACGGCGCAGGCCGCCCCGCCTGCTGATTGCAGCAAATCAATGCTCGTACACAGCAGCTTTGTTATTTACAGCTCGAAGGCGAAGTTTCCTGATCCGTCCGAGGTGGTGACGCTCGACTTCTTCCACGAATTCAATCCGGCCGGAGCCGTCACGCTCTGCGGTTTTTCGTTCAAGCCCGACCGTAAAGCGGAGGTCTTGACCATCACGGCTCCACGGCTGGCGAACTTTTCAGCCCTCTTCAGGGAAGGCCGGCAGGACACGAAGAGGCTCGTTCTGGAGAACACCTACACCGACATGAGCATGGGAGGACCGGGGTCAAAATCGAATGCAGTTCTCGATCTCAACACCTACACCCTGACCTACAGACCCCCGAGTTACAGCAGTGTGCCCTTCACGGTCGGTGTGAAGATAGACGGCGGTGCTATCCAGCCCCTGTACTACGACGGCAAGGCGAGCACGATCAAGGTGCCGAGGAATGCCAGGACCGTTGATATTTACGCCAAAGTCGATCCTGAGATCATTACTCAATGGGATCGGGTCAGCATCGACCTCGGGAAAGCGGTGATCCGGTTCTATCGAGAGGCGAGTTTCCCGACGCGGTAAGTCCAAAGGGGGACCTGATTGGTCCCCCTCCTCTTGTGGCTCGCCGTTCCCCGGCCCGCTCCTCGAACCAGCACGCTCTCAGGCAGGGAGGGAGCCGACGATGCGGCTCCTGAGTGCCTCTTCCACCATCAGTGTCCACAGATGTCCGGCATGGGCGCTTCGCATCCTGATCAGGGCTCCAACGGTCCCTGGCGCCGTCAAGGCCGTTCGGCATTCCGGCATGTCCAGCATCCGGCCGATGACCTGATCCAGCACGCCGGACTCGGCCAGCTTCTTTATCCCCCGGTACATGGCGGGGTAACTCACGTGCCCCGTCCATTTTCCCGTCCACTCTGTCTGCCGTGTGCCCTTCAGGTTGCGGGTGCACCAGGCCTGGAGGACCTCCCGGGCCCCCTTCTGCTTGCGGCTGGTTCTGGGCACCGGCGGGATGAGCGGGGCGATGACCCGCCACTGCCTCTCCGTGAACTGGAAGGTTTTCCGCCCGGACTGCACGGGTGGCAGATGGCGGGCGTCCGGCGACAGGGCCAGGAAGACCAGCTCTCGGAACCAGTCGGGCACCCCGGCGTTGCCACTCGCCCACCCCACGACTCGATGTGGGCGAACATTCTCTTCCCGCAGCCGTCTCAGGCAGGCCACCAGCCCGTCCACCATCCGTTCGCCGGCCGCCACCACGACCTCCCGCCGTTCCCGGACCCCACTGGTCTCGGGCCGCCACTTCGCAACGCCCGTCTGCGCCCTGGTGGGGTAGTGCAGTTGCAGGAAGCTTTCCAGAAGCCCCTGGAACTCCCGGGCGTCCAGACGCAGGTCGCCCCAGAGCACCTCCCCCGTGGCGGTCGCCTCGGCCATCAGGTCCTGAATGAACAGGGCATGTTTCCGGGTGACCTCATCGAGGGATGGGGGGTCGGGGAGTGCCTGACGGCAGCCGGGGCAGGAGCCCGGGCGATGCTCCATCAACCGCCTGCGGCTGGAGCGCCTCCGATGCAACCGGACGTGGTCAAGGGGTGACTGACAGTGGGGGCAGGCATCGATGAGGGGCAGGCTGTGTCTCCGGCAGATCACGCTGGTGGTCAGTCGCCATGATCGCTGCACCACTCCTGTCTCCCGGACGCAGGCAGGGCAGAGGGGATGCCCCCTCACCCCATGAACGCCCCGGTGCTTCCCCATCATCACGAGAAACCTGGGGTTGGCGTCGGGTCGCGCGCTCTCGTGGAGACGGCTCAGCATCGGGAGCACACTGCACTGGAGGAGCCGCTCGAGTGGAACGCCCGTCGCCCCGGCGAGCACGGCGAGTTCGTCCGGGGTGACACTCACGTCCGGGTCACGCTTCCAGAACGAGGGCAGGCCCAGAACCGCCGTCAGACGCATCGGGCGCATTCTGTTTGCGAGGGCGAGTCGGGTGACGTAACTGCTCAGCACCTCGTCGTCGCGTGGAGCAGGAAAGACCGGGAGCCGCACTTACACCACCCGGTCCAGCACATCCATGTACTTGCGGTAGTCCCTCAGGGAGTCCAGCTTCAAATCGCCATGTTCGAGCAGGGTGCCCTCGACCAGGTCGAGGATGTGACCAAGGATGCCACGGGACTGGGAGAGCACATACTCTACTGCCGCGTCGCTGATGTCGTCCTTCTCTAGTTCCGACACCTTGACCATCAGGCTCTTCACCACGTTCACATCCTTCAACCGTGGGAGCCGTCCACGCGAGAAGCTAAAGCGGGTATTCAGTTGAGGATCCTGCGCCAGCACTTCGGCCAGTGCCTCCGTCCCCACGGGAACCACGCACAGGTCTGCCTGGATAAGCGCCTTGATGCAGCGCAGGAACCCCTTCCCTTTTCCCTCCGTGGTCGCGCAGTCATGAAACTCGTCGAGGAAGATCAGGCCCAACTTCACTTTTTTCGCCAGGGCGATGAAGCGTTTCATGCGTTCTGCGTGGGTGCCAGCCTCGGGATCGATGTCTTGCACGCATTCCAACAGGGCGATGCTCAGCTGGTCTACCCTGATGATCTGGGTCATGTTGACCATGATGGCTGGAATGTGCAGGGCTTCCTCGCTCTCCACGGGGGGGTGTACTGTCAGGTACCGTTGGATCAGTCCGGATTTACCCCCATTACTCTCCGCGATGATGGCGATGCTGCGTGTTCGGTGACGCTGTGGGTCGGTGGCGATGGCGTGGAGACGCTCCAGCAGAGCCTGACGGCCCGGTTCGGGGTACCACAGCAGCTCGCGTCGCCGGATGATCTCGTGACGAGAGTTTTTTTGCTCGTGACCATCCTCGCGACGGAAATCTTCTCCACTCATTTTAGCCCTCCGGGGGGATTCTCTTCGAAGACAATCTCAGCGGGCTGGATGCTGGGACGTGTACCGGGCCTTTCTACCGGCGGGGGTTTCAAACTGGTCAGGGAAGTGGCTGGTGCCTTTTGCTTCCCTTGCTGGAGGCGCTCCTGCCGCTCCACCATCACCTCCGCCAACAGTTGTTGAGGGGTCTTGACCCGGTCGAGGGCGGACTGCCGCGCCGCCCGGAAACGCCCTTTGATCTCCACCCATTCCTGGAGGCTCAGCGGCCCCTCCACTCCCTCGGGCAGGCGGGCTTGCAAGTGGATCAGGGCGCCCGTGTCCGGGTGCACGGCCCGGGCTGTGGAGATGTCGTCCGGGTTGTACAGCACCTCGACGCTGGCTCCCCGGACGATCAGGGGGTCCAGTTCAGGAGCGTTGTAGATCAGGCCGAGCAGCTTGATGCCCTCCTGCCCGCATTTCTTGATCTCCTGTGGATGCATCCGGTTCCGCAGGAACTCCAGCTGGGTGGTCGACGGGGGACGCCAGGCCGTCAGCCCCTGATCCAGGAGGTGTTGCGCGTGCTCGTGCCGGGTCAGCTCCCGCAGTGGCGCACAGAGATTGTTGTGGCGCTCCACGATCCTCTGGTGGTAACGGTTGAGATCGGCGATGGTCAGCACGGCGCCACGCTGGGCGTCGTATTTGCCCCGGTTCGCGATGTTGTTCATGGTCGTCCCCGGCAGGATGTGCTGGTAGTGCGTCGTGATTCCGATGGTTCGCTCCTCGATTCCGCCGTGATGCCGCGACCACTGGTTCCGTGGGAGCACGGTGATCCCGAGATGGGCCAGCACACGCTTGACCTGCCGGTTGATGAATTCCGACCCGCCGTCCAGACGCAGACGCTGGGGGAGTCCCATCGCCTGTGGCACCGTCACGACCCCTGCCGCCACCAGCTCACTCGTGTCCCCCAGGAAGAGGTCTCGGAGCACCCGCAGGACGAGGGCAGCGCTGATGGGTTTCACGACGACCACGGAGCGCAGGACCTGGGAGGTCACCACGTCCACGATGTTGATGATGTTGCCCCGTCGAGCCTCCGGGTGCCGCTGCCTCTTGCCACGCCCTTCCCGCAGCGGAACCACCGTCAGCCCCTCCTCACGTGTGAACACGTCACAGGGTGTGCAGTCCACACCCAGGAGTTCGCCGTACCGTCGCACTTCCAGATGCCCCTGGCGCGGCTCGAGGGCCTGCGCCTTCTCCCGGCCCTCCCGCAACAGCGTTGCCTGCACCGGGTCCTGTTCCCACAGGCGATCCGCGAAGCGCCGAACCGTGTTGTACGCGGGGGGCGGGAGTTCCTCGGCCAGGCAGGCCTTCCGCACCAGCTCGGACAGATTGCTGACCGTCGCCGTCCTGCCCGCCGTTCCCACAGGGACGAAGTAGTGCTCCCGTGCCAGTCGCTCCATGATGGCGGTGACCCTGGCCTCGACCTGCCGCCTGGGTTTTCCCTGCCCGGGACGGGCCAGGTACGGGACAAGCTCCGTGAAGGTGATCCCGGGTGCCCCTGCCTCCACCAGAGCCTCACGGAAGCGGTAGACCGTTCGCCCCGAGACGCCGACCCTCTGACCCAGTTCTTCCGCCTGCTCGTTGTCCAGGGGCCGGGTCGGGTCGGAATACAGGGCGAAGAGTTGCAGCGCCCGTTGCCCCCGCTCCGTCCTGAGGAACTGGGCCTCGAGCCGCAATTCCCCCCCCTGATCGGTGGACTCGTCGGGCGTGAGCACCTGCTCCAGGCTCTCCCTGAGCAGGGCACGGAGGGGCCAGCCGACCGGTGAGGGTGGGAGGGGAATGCTCCTCCCCGGGAGGTCGACCAGGCAGGTGGGGGGCAGGGCGGTCACGTCCGCGACGAGTTCCCGCCGGGCCAGCATGCTGAGCAGGGTGGCGTCCAGGTGGGCCGACAGTCTGGGCGCCACCTCTTTGAGCAGAAGGCGGAGGGTTACCAGGGGCAGGGCGCCGCGCTCCCGGAGCGTCTTCCGGGCCAGTTCGCCAAGTTCGGCGGAGCCCTCCACCCCATGGAACGGGCCGAAGGTGATGGCCTGTTGCACCCGCTCACGGGGGAGGTCTCGCTCGGTGACCACGTACAGCGGTCGCCCGAGTCCCTCCAGGCGGGTCACCCGCGCCTGCCAGGCATCAGCGTTCTCCTGCAACAGCAGGGGAAGAAGCTTTCGGGGCTTGCATTCGAGCGACAGCACCCGCCCGTCCGTGAAGGTGACCGTGAAGTCCGGTGTGTAGGTGTGGCTGGCACCGTCGGAGGTGTAGACCGTGACGCTCTCCGCCCGTTCGACGGAGACGACCCCGCCATCCACGTCGAGCATCTGCAACAGCCGCTCCTCGACGGTGCTTTCGAAGCGTACCGTCACACCCAGACGGGTCAGCAGCACCTCCCCCTTGCGACTCAGGAGTGAGCCGTCATAACCCCGACTCATCTCACCTTCCCGACGATGAGGAATACGGACCCTTGCGCCCCACCGGGGCGCCGCGACATACTCTTCATAGGTCTCCCAGACCTGAAGCCCTCTCGTGCGCCTGTTCCGATGGCCGTCAGAACAGGCGCTTTTTGTGGAGCACTTCAGCAGACGAGGCTGGAGCACTCGTCCAGTCCGATAATAGAACAGAGTATTTACGCCCGTGTCAAAATGCCTGAAGTCATAATTTTTTTGGGGTTCCTGGTGGGACAGGAGGAAGAGGGCATCCCTCCGCTGCTGCCATGGCAAATGGAGAGGTGTTCCGGAGCTGCTGACACGGTAAATGGAGACGTTTTAACCTGCTGACATGGCAAAGAGAGACACTGACGCACAGGATGGAGAGGGGGCAGGAAAAACGCCGTGTTCTGGTGACAGGGCAAACGGAAGATGACAGAGACGGAGGGCAGCGCTCAGGTGCGGGCCCGGGTCAGCCGCGCCCGGGGGGCGATGCTGGCCCGGCAGGGGGGCCGCAACAGCGACCTGGGCGGACAGGCCCTGCGGCGGCACGCGCCGCTGAAGCCCGGCCCCGACGCCTTCCTCCGCGCCGCCGCCCGGCAACTCAACCTGACGGGGCGGGGCTTCGACCGGGTGCTGCGCGTCGCCCGCACCGTCGCCGACCTGGCGGGCAGCGCGGACATCAGCGAGGCGCACCTCGCGGAGGCGGTGACGTATCGCCCGCGCGAGCTAAGTTAGACGCCTCTCTCAACGTGAGTCGTCGCCGCCTCCCGGGTCCGTTCCGTCCGGGGTCACGTCGGGGTCTAGCACGGCGGGCACGGCACTCGTGTTGGCGTTGGCGACGGCGGGCAGCGCGATCTCGTCGCCCTGCCAGAGTTCGCCGTCCGCCGCCGGGGGGTTTTCCAGGTTGCCCCCCTCCCGCTCGACCTCCTCGACGCTGCGGCCCAGGGGCGTGTCGCCGTAACGGTTCTCGCTGTCGGTCATGGCCTCTCCCCCTGCCTTCGCGCCCGGCGTCAAACCGTTCCCTCGCTGCTGTCGCGGTTCTGGCGGGCGGTGCCGTCGTCCGCGCCGCCGCTGTCCCCGTCGGTGACCCGGTTCCCGTCGGTGATGCCGGGAATCATGGCGGTGCCCGCCGGGCCGCTCAGCACGGGAGGCACCGGCACCCCGGCGAGCATCTCGTCGTCGCGGACCTGCTCGCCGGGCGCGGAGGGGTTGACCCGGTTGCCCGCCTCGCCCTCGACCTCCTCGACGCTGCGGCCCAGGGGGGCGTCACCGTAACGGTTGTCCTCGTTCGTCATGGTCCAGTGTGTGTGGGGTGACGGACCGGGCGTATGAGTCGCGGCTTGCGGGCGCCTTCATCCCTCCCCCGGCGAAGGGCGTGCGGGCGCGGCGACTCACCCGCTATGCTGCCCCCAAGGTGAGGAGAGCAGAGCCATGAATGACCGCGTACAGTCGGCCCTGAAGGTGCTGGGGATCGGCGTGCCGCCCGCCGCGACGCTGGAGCGCGAGGGCGCGTTCTTCGCCCTCCTGGAGGACACGCTGATCTACCAGGACGCGGGCGGCACCCGCCGGGTCACCCTGCGCGACCTGACCCGCATCCACAGCGACGAGGAGGGCCTGCTGCGGGTCGAGACCCCCGCCGGAACGGCCCTGATCGCCAGTCTCCTCGGCTACGACCCCGCCCGCGTCCAGGCCTTCTTTGCGCAGGTGCGCGACGCCACCGCTCGCGCCAAGCACCTCCCGACCTCGCCCCTCCCGGGCATGAGTGGGCAGAAGACCTTCGGCTCCGCGCCTGCGCCCGCCGCAGCGGCCAGGGGGCAGGCTCCCGCCCTCCCCCCGCGTGAGGAGGCGGGCCCCCAGGTCCGTCCGGACGCCGGGAGAGCACAGGCACCCGAGAACCGCCCCGCGCAGAGCGACCCGTCCCCTCCCCGCGAGCGTCCGGCGCCGCCCGCCTCCCCCCGCTCGACCCAGTGGAAACCGCCCGGCCAGAACGACCTCGGCGGCGAGACCGTGCGGGTGATCGGCCCCTCGGCCCGCGTGCAGACGCCCGCCCCCGCCCCGACGACCCCGACGAAAGCCCCTCCGACTCCTGCCCCCATCGTCGTGACTCCCACCCTGGCCGACCCGGCGCCCGTGACGGTCACGCCGGAGGTCGCGCCCGCCGCCCCGGCCCCGGCGGGGCCCCGCGTCCGGCCGGGGCGGGCGCGCGGTGGGCTGGCTGATCTGGACGCGCGGGCGGAGGGGGTGCTGGGGTGGGTGGGCCGGTTGCGCCTCCTCGCAGCGGTGCTGGGGCTCGCGGCGCTCGGGCTGGCCGCCTTTCAGTTCGCCGAGGGACCGCGCCTGACGGGCCTGTGGACCCTGATCGTCGGGGGCGTGGGGGCCCTGGCGCTCCTCGCCTTCGCGGAGGTCGCCGACCTCGTGGTGTCCCTCGCCCGGACGGTGGCGGGCGAGGGCCGCGACGGAGCGACGGACGCGGGCGGGGGCACCGTCGTCGACAGGCCGCAGTGATGCCCGCGCCCGACCGGGCCGCCGAGGCCCGGGCGCTCGTCGTGGGGGCTGTCGCCATCCCCTCCCGGTCCGGGGAGGAGGCGGAGGTCGCGGCCTACCTGACGAACTGGATGGCGGGGCGCGGCTTTGAGGCGCACGTCGACGAGGCGGGCAACGCGGTGGGCGAGCGGGGGCAGGGTCCCCTGACCGTCCTGCTGCTCGGGCACATCGACACGGTGCCGGGGGACATCCCGGTGCGGGTGGAGGGGGACGTCCTCCACGGGCGGGGCAGCGTGGACGCCAAGGGGAGCTTCTGCGCCTTCGTGGCGGCGGTGGCAGCCCTGCCGGAGGAGGCGCTCGCCGGGGCCCGCTTCGTGTGCGTCGGCGCGACCGAGGAGGAGGCGCCGAGCAGCCGGGGGGCGCGGCATGTCGTCCGTCTCTACCGCCCCGACCTCGTCCTGATCGGCGAGCCGAGCGGCTGGGCGGGCCTGACGCTGGGGTACAAAGGGCGGCTGGTGGCCCGCGTGCGCGTGCACAAGGACAACTTCCACACGGCGGGCGAGGGCACGAGCGCCGCCGACGACCTCGCTTCGGGGTGGTTCCGGGTGCGCGAGTGGGCCGCCGGGGAGGGGGGGGAGGGGGTCTTCGACGCGGTGCAGGCGACGATCCAGGACCTCTGGAGCCGCACCGACGGCCTCGCCCAGGTCGCGGAGGGCACCTTCGGGCTGCGGCTGCCGCCCCGGGTGTCTCCCGAGGCCGCCGAGGAGGCCGTACGCGGGGCGCTTTCCAGCCTGCCCGGCCCGGCGGGGGTGGAGGTCACCTTCACCGGGCACGAGCGCGCGGTGCGGCATCCCCGGGACAACGCGCTGACCCGCGCGCTGAGGGTCGCCATCCGGGCGCGCGGCGGCACGCCCGTCTTCAAGGTGAAGACCGGCACGAGCGACATGAACGTCGTGGCGGAGGCCTGGCCGGTCCCTACCGTCGCCTACGGGCCGGGGGACAGCGCCCTCGACCACACCCCGCACGAGCACCTCGACCTGCGGGAGTACGACCGGACGGTCTCGGTG from Deinococcus aetherius includes:
- a CDS encoding TniQ family protein encodes the protein MEHPLTRSTTPASLRQLRKLPCYPRPYADELFSSWFLRLAHANVQRLPHFTFRITGDSYFWRFDPDRFLRPGLAETLAEVTGLSVDAIHALTLRRYEGKVVTQLPPRAPVRWIMPLYIQGYKRRRPGLSYCPACLREALFLRTHWRLSFVTVCERHACPLQGACPRCQAPYAPQRNDLGLGSDWSTQPEPPFGFCPECRLDLRDTPPRDADPEVLRLQAWLLGGAVSGVLPWPGQGEVPSLEGFDVLHQLLAVVLRQGVQGHLTETCGLAGPERPPQRRNRSFEDFDLPDRRLLLRQLAFLLEDWPHRLLRTCEAAGVTKEPLVVNFRPVPPWYEAVADRLSRANGRRPYKRVPLEPHLTLEELAARRDAAPTPAEQRRWDLIWQYAQQEEPAVLPFVRATGFARNTVVEVVRRYNQGGLESIENWWRGKKNPRRRLLTPEQEEELRRVLARGYMTNAEMADWVEARTGTRPDRSTLWMYRRGVNYHTMEGRRAGT
- a CDS encoding helix-turn-helix domain-containing protein — its product is MPRPRKNPVPQEASASRRRFAEKLRAERNRQGMTLEDLAEKSGLTWSYISQVERGVRNITVDNMDALARGVGVELRDLL
- a CDS encoding TniQ family protein encodes the protein MRLPVFPAPRDDEVLSSYVTRLALANRMRPMRLTAVLGLPSFWKRDPDVSVTPDELAVLAGATGVPLERLLQCSVLPMLSRLHESARPDANPRFLVMMGKHRGVHGVRGHPLCPACVRETGVVQRSWRLTTSVICRRHSLPLIDACPHCQSPLDHVRLHRRRSSRRRLMEHRPGSCPGCRQALPDPPSLDEVTRKHALFIQDLMAEATATGEVLWGDLRLDAREFQGLLESFLQLHYPTRAQTGVAKWRPETSGVRERREVVVAAGERMVDGLVACLRRLREENVRPHRVVGWASGNAGVPDWFRELVFLALSPDARHLPPVQSGRKTFQFTERQWRVIAPLIPPVPRTSRKQKGAREVLQAWCTRNLKGTRQTEWTGKWTGHVSYPAMYRGIKKLAESGVLDQVIGRMLDMPECRTALTAPGTVGALIRMRSAHAGHLWTLMVEEALRSRIVGSLPA
- a CDS encoding TniB family NTP-binding protein; this translates as MSGEDFRREDGHEQKNSRHEIIRRRELLWYPEPGRQALLERLHAIATDPQRHRTRSIAIIAESNGGKSGLIQRYLTVHPPVESEEALHIPAIMVNMTQIIRVDQLSIALLECVQDIDPEAGTHAERMKRFIALAKKVKLGLIFLDEFHDCATTEGKGKGFLRCIKALIQADLCVVPVGTEALAEVLAQDPQLNTRFSFSRGRLPRLKDVNVVKSLMVKVSELEKDDISDAAVEYVLSQSRGILGHILDLVEGTLLEHGDLKLDSLRDYRKYMDVLDRVV
- a CDS encoding Mu transposase C-terminal domain-containing protein — its product is MSRGYDGSLLSRKGEVLLTRLGVTVRFESTVEERLLQMLDVDGGVVSVERAESVTVYTSDGASHTYTPDFTVTFTDGRVLSLECKPRKLLPLLLQENADAWQARVTRLEGLGRPLYVVTERDLPRERVQQAITFGPFHGVEGSAELGELARKTLRERGALPLVTLRLLLKEVAPRLSAHLDATLLSMLARRELVADVTALPPTCLVDLPGRSIPLPPSPVGWPLRALLRESLEQVLTPDESTDQGGELRLEAQFLRTERGQRALQLFALYSDPTRPLDNEQAEELGQRVGVSGRTVYRFREALVEAGAPGITFTELVPYLARPGQGKPRRQVEARVTAIMERLAREHYFVPVGTAGRTATVSNLSELVRKACLAEELPPPAYNTVRRFADRLWEQDPVQATLLREGREKAQALEPRQGHLEVRRYGELLGVDCTPCDVFTREEGLTVVPLREGRGKRQRHPEARRGNIINIVDVVTSQVLRSVVVVKPISAALVLRVLRDLFLGDTSELVAAGVVTVPQAMGLPQRLRLDGGSEFINRQVKRVLAHLGITVLPRNQWSRHHGGIEERTIGITTHYQHILPGTTMNNIANRGKYDAQRGAVLTIADLNRYHQRIVERHNNLCAPLRELTRHEHAQHLLDQGLTAWRPPSTTQLEFLRNRMHPQEIKKCGQEGIKLLGLIYNAPELDPLIVRGASVEVLYNPDDISTARAVHPDTGALIHLQARLPEGVEGPLSLQEWVEIKGRFRAARQSALDRVKTPQQLLAEVMVERQERLQQGKQKAPATSLTSLKPPPVERPGTRPSIQPAEIVFEENPPGGLK
- a CDS encoding magnesium chelatase subunit ChlI family protein, with the protein product MTETEGSAQVRARVSRARGAMLARQGGRNSDLGGQALRRHAPLKPGPDAFLRAAARQLNLTGRGFDRVLRVARTVADLAGSADISEAHLAEAVTYRPRELS
- a CDS encoding [LysW]-lysine hydrolase; amino-acid sequence: MPAPDRAAEARALVVGAVAIPSRSGEEAEVAAYLTNWMAGRGFEAHVDEAGNAVGERGQGPLTVLLLGHIDTVPGDIPVRVEGDVLHGRGSVDAKGSFCAFVAAVAALPEEALAGARFVCVGATEEEAPSSRGARHVVRLYRPDLVLIGEPSGWAGLTLGYKGRLVARVRVHKDNFHTAGEGTSAADDLASGWFRVREWAAGEGGEGVFDAVQATIQDLWSRTDGLAQVAEGTFGLRLPPRVSPEAAEEAVRGALSSLPGPAGVEVTFTGHERAVRHPRDNALTRALRVAIRARGGTPVFKVKTGTSDMNVVAEAWPVPTVAYGPGDSALDHTPHEHLDLREYDRTVSVLTQALTRLSATDPARS